A window of Torulaspora globosa chromosome 8, complete sequence contains these coding sequences:
- a CDS encoding uncharacterized protein (ancestral locus Anc_8.827): MPAVLEDYQKNFLDLAVESQALRFGSFTLKSGRKSPYFFNLGLFNTGKLLSNLATAYAIAIIQSDLKFDVIFGPAYKGIPLAAIVCVKLAEIGGSKFQDIQYAFNRKEAKDHGEGGNIVGASLEGKRILIIDDVMTAGTAINEAFQIIAQANGQVVGSIIALDRQEVVSTDDREGLSATQSVSKRYGIPVLNIVSLTHIINYLDGRISPEEKKEIEQYRQTYGVL, encoded by the coding sequence ATGCCTGCGGTTCTAGAAGATTATCAAAAGAATTTCCTCGATTTGGCTGTGGAAAGTCAAGCTTTGAGATTTGGGTCTTTCACGCTGAAATCCGGCAGAAAGTCGccatatttcttcaatctgGGGTTGTTCAACACTGGCAAACTGCTCTCGAACTTGGCTACCGCGTACGCGATTGCGATCATTCAATCGGATTTGAAGTTCGATGTGATCTTCGGCCCAGCTTACAAGGGGATTCCGCTAGCGGCGATCGTGTGCGTCAAGTTGGCAGAAATTGGCGGCTCGAAGTTCCAGGATATCCAGTATGCTTTCAACAGGAAGGAGGCCAAGGACCACGGTGAAGGTGGTAACATCGTTGGTGCTTCCCTTGAAGGCAAGAGGATCTTGATCATCGATGACGTGATGACCGCGGGTACGGCGATCAACGAGGCGTTCCAGATCATTGCGCAGGCCAACGGCCAGGTCGTCGGATCCATCATCGCATTGGACAGGCAGGAGGTGGTCAGTACCGATGACCGGGAGGGTCTGAGCGCCACGCAGTCGGTTAGCAAAAGATACGGCATCCCAGTGCTGAACATTGTCTCTTTGACTCACATCATTAATTACTTGGATGGCAGAATTTCACctgaagagaagaaggagatcgaGCAGTATCGCCAAACCTACGGTGTGCTATGA
- the SEC65 gene encoding RNA-binding signal recognition particle subunit SEC65 (ancestral locus Anc_8.826), which produces MPKIEEVEDYDDIDNLEMDLAELDPSLRTPIAPKITPTVVRSQDGERQTVAESSRNQVSFINPETGKVEGSAQISKEELEEVKGFQVLYPCYFDKRRSHREGRRVPLKLAVENPLAKTVADAVRSLGLLCIFEGEKTHPQDFGNPGRVRVLLKEDGRLVPSAAGYKGGKRQLMVQIAEYLIKHPTTPESLREIPYGPEFDGIEFRRVPMVKGFKMNDIVPLHSPFLLGHPMTKSIYDTAKPAAAAPEKQFKAMKNKFKVIRR; this is translated from the coding sequence ATGCCCAAGATTGAGGAAGTAGAAGACTACGATGATATCGATAACCTCGAGATGGATTTGGCGGAGCTGGACCCGTCATTGAGAACACCTATAGCACCGAAGATTACTCCGACTGTTGTGAGAAGCCAGGATGGTGAGCGTCAGACGGTGGCAGAGTCTAGCAGAAACCAGGTCAGTTTTATCAATCCCGAAACCGGCAAAGTTGAGGGCAGCGCCCAAATATCGAaggaagaactggaagagGTGAAGGGCTTCCAGGTGCTGTATCCCTGCTATTTCGACAAGAGGAGATCACACAGGGAGGGGAGACGCGTTCCGCTGAAACTGGCGGTCGAGAACCCGCTTGCGAAGACCGTGGCTGATGCAGTTCGCAGCTTGGGACTGCTCTGCATCTTCGAAGGCGAGAAGACGCATCCGCAGGACTTCGGCAATCCTGGCAGAGTGCGTGTATTGCTGAAGGAGGACGGGCGATTGGTTCCATCGGCTGCCGGGTATAAGGGTGGCAAGAGACAGCTGATGGTCCAGATCGCAGAGTACCTGATCAAGCACCCGACGACACCGGAGAGCCTGAGGGAGATCCCATACGGCCCCGAGTTCGACGGTATTGAGTTCAGGAGAGTGCCAATGGTCAAGGGTTTCAAGATGAACGACATAGTGCCGCTGCACAGTCCCTTCTTGCTAGGACATCCCATGACCAAATCAATTTACGACACCGCTAAGccagcagccgcagctCCAGAGAAACAATTCAAGgcgatgaagaacaaattCAAGGTTATAAGAAGGTAG
- the RRN9 gene encoding Rrn9p (ancestral locus Anc_8.825), producing the protein MSDSEDDGAGSEGRPIDQEVVKTANELLDSLEQSHRSDLALHLYSSYLLKNLLYRANERKHGLEIDRFVRTHIRDNWTRWPDPRTVVDPQVNRLYEDDNYGERQDSELEPGEISAKALVHASNMLRMELDSFWQHSLAQSAAKAEVALDVDKMAMPKELSDHVMWKLDHFFNGIHNKIAARNKIEIQQAQSSQQLTVSQASNDKVKASNRTELTYHDIIARGCEMGEDMEEIYVKSLELFNDIPSSFDKSRYKLPKSVIRSFKSTAPSKSCLSAMKGSRDDYVALEKLLKDKRLLASDKIHLRKISKRSIDQNLSKKSFFSVQAAKSYEQEIHARDDPDIDSYTQEDCLVKIPRLNR; encoded by the coding sequence ATGAGCGATAGCGAGGATGATGGTGCTGGTAGTGAAGGAAGGCCcatcgatcaagaagttgtCAAGACGGCTAACGAATTGCTGGACTCGCTAGAACAGTCTCATAGATCGGATCTTGCTCTGCATTTATACTCATCTTATCTTCTGAAAAACCTTCTTTACAGGGCGAATGAAAGGAAGCATGGCTTGGAAATTGATCGGTTTGTGAGAACGCATATCAGGGACAATTGGACTCGTTGGCCTGATCCTAGAACGGTGGTGGATCCGCAGGTTAACAGACTATACGAGGACGATAACTATGGCGAGCGGCAGGATAGCGAGCTCGAGCCCGGTGAAATATCAGCCAAGGCTCTTGTTCACGCAAGCAACATGTTACGTATGGAATTGGATTCATTCTGGCAGCATAGCTTGGCGCAATCGGCGGCCAAGGCAGAGGTAGCGCTGGACGTCGACAAGATGGCTATGCCAAAGGAGCTTTCAGACCACGTTATGTGGAAGCTGGACCACTTTTTCAATGGGATTCATAACAAGATTGCGGCCAGAAACAAAATTGAGATCCAGCAAGCGCAGTCGTCGCAGCAGTTGACTGTGTCGCAGGCCAGCAATGACAAAGTGAAAGCCAGCAACCGCACGGAACTAACGTACCATGACATTATCGCAAGAGGCTGCGAAATGGGAGAAGACATGGAGGAAATCTACGTGAAATCCTTGGAGCTTTTCAATGATATTCCGTCCTCGTTCGATAAGAGCCGCTACAAGCTGCCGAAGTCGGTGATCAGGAGCTTCAAATCAACAGCACCCAGTAAGTCTTGTCTTAGCGCTATGAAGGGGTCAAGGGACGATTACGTTGCGTTGGAAAAACTGCTTAAGGACAAGAGATTGCTAGCCAGTGATAAGATCCACCTTAGGAaaatcagcaagagatctaTCGATCAAAATCTGAGTAAGAAATCCTTTTTCAGCGTACAGGCCGCCAAATCATACGAACAGGAAATTCATGCCCGCGATGATCCGGATATTGATTCGTACACTCAGGAAGATTGCTTAGTCAAGATTCCGCGTCTCAACAGGTGA
- the MDM1 gene encoding Mdm1p (ancestral locus Anc_8.824): MVKNAYRSQFYGVALTLVLCSVTHRVAAIAILAGIIGATVTLVCIAIKSSFPEVEYPRASRRLKRTSDPPASSTTHPSNWENSDFARNHPGIARQLDEISQLLVQNYVSSWFQHIDAAGASGFEEAVKETVRGSVAKLGSLLEHMDGTGLLVLKLVPLLTKHFEAFRVARRAVQDDRASAGNTELQLAVEYNKLRKLHHCLSLRPSSLAHDVEVHLTAKMEKLLPFLIDEKELSSTFVFILLRDILAMCALKPLVMKLSNADFWNLAMISISDKVLEEQDQVSQVRRFLSRELEVQNSDAVKAASINTVSHVEQELRPGITGTQFELYLRQISQLSSVENLQKERLSIVAKLLRLRNDKSVLNSSDYQKRLLLSLNLLQTRLRSVDSRGTSTKRYAYTVNLADAMKIADQFESFLKTVKLTDILQEPKCSIYFEKFLTIKLYRRGLCYLNFWKLTENMRNPLEDAHEGLIVTISPWEIAQLRETALQFFQNEQLEFMRMLDPGLVTNILLFIKDTGSDTNRTFPLARRSILLLQSEAQRILEDDFFQTFKGSNIFLDMMASADFSDTESYARIVAESQFRELLASPRTQDRLTAIRVFTNPEVENAIEDILNRTSSERERGYIKVQQNGEMKGNPLEINDIELYKDTLFRDEDEDNEALSLRKRSAAPDEVHGPHLVENESIGGSLQKFADLKDEIARLTVSVDQIDKQLELLNHFILKAELTNNQKQLKLLRKSQLALIRDMDNKELLKQQLIICQNANSLYKKTKVAIKSYFVDSSHNDGRAVVYYLISVEHINKGQVATWTVPRRFNEFYNLHNYMKAKYKSSLKSVRHRESFPKKVSLFLSLQTREMLRRERKIKLERYIRTLLKLPEICQDDLLRKFLTDSTAFSESSIIITSINSKEAKESSSAEGSIRSLTPENDVIRQNNSSCAAVALDASDENDDEFSFFEDGRSSIESNDIQTNEHDRTFVKAICDMFISVFLLNKANTGWLRGRAIVTILQQLMGSAIEKYIVDTMARLTSESQISGFLTLLKDKLRENGVRRNERSKPERLPAEIERTRARSKIMFKCLFTEVCGKVVGLKNAQEAAALLHEMAQNSYLTTSLLLEILDTLYEELLLCSRQISCDTQSPKSSPVETRNLD, from the coding sequence ATGGTGAAGAATGCTTATCGAAGTCAGTTTTACGGCGTTGCTTTAACGTTAGTTCTTTGTTCTGTCACGCATAGGGTTGCGGCGATAGCGATATTGGCTGGTATCATCGGTGCGACGGTTACATTAGTTTGCATTGCGATCAAGTCATCATTTCCTGAGGTAGAGTATCCTCGCGCATCTAGACGTCTCAAGAGAACGAGTGATCCGCCTGCGAGTTCAACAACGCATCCATCGAATTGGGAGAACAGCGATTTTGCGAGGAATCATCCTGGTATTGCCAGGCAACTGGACGAGATCTCGCAGCTTTTAGTTCAGAACTATGTCAGCAGCTGGTTTCAGCATATCGATGCAGCGGGCGCTTctggatttgaagaagccgtGAAGGAAACAGTACGTGGATCGGTAGCCAAGCTAGGTTCATTGTTAGAGCATATGGATGGAACGGGCTTGCTGGTATTAAAGCTGGTGCCTCTTCTTACGAAACACTTTGAAGCCTTCCGCGTTGCCAGGCGAGCAGTGCAGGATGATAGGGCATCGGCAGGTAACACGGAGCTGCAACTTGCAGTTGAGTACAATAAGCTGCGCAAGTTACATCATTGTTTGTCACTGAGGCCTAGCTCTTTAGCTCATGACGTTGAGGTACATTTGACAGCTAAAATGGAGAAGCTGCTACCTTTCCTAATCGACGAGAAGGAATTAAGCTCAACTTTTGTATTCATTTTGTTGAGGGATATCCTGGCCATGTGCGCACTCAAACCGCTAGTCATGAAACTGTCAAATGCAGATTTTTGGAATCTGGCAATGATCTCGATCTCAGATAAAGTGCTGGAGGAGCAAGACCAAGTTTCGCAAGTCAGAAGATTCCTATCTAGAGAGTTGGAAGTGCAGAATAGTGACGCGGTGAAGGCGGCCAGTATCAATACCGTAAGCCATGTCGAGCAGGAACTGAGACCAGGAATTACAGGCACACAATTCGAACTCTACTTGAGACAGATAAGTCAACTTAGCTCTGTCGAAAATCTACAAAAGGAGCGGCTCTCAATTGTTGCGAAGCTGCTGCGCCTTAGAAACGATAAGAGCGTTCTAAACTCCTCAGATTACCAGAAAAGATTGTTGCTATCTTTGAATTTACTGCAAACAAGACTGAGATCTGTTGACTCAAGAGGCACATCGACAAAGCGCTATGCGTATACCGTCAATTTGGCCGATGCTATGAAGATTGCTGACCAGTTCGAGAGTTTCCTGAAGACCGTTAAGCTAACTGATATTCTACAGGAACCGAAATGCTCAATCTATTTCGAGAAATTTTTGACGATAAAATTGTACAGACGTGGATTATGTTACCTCAATTTTTGGAAGTTGACCGAAAACATGAGAAATCCGCTTGAAGATGCGCATGAAGGCCTTATCGTCACGATCTCTCCTTGGGAAATTGCGCAACTGCGGGAGACTGCTTTGCAATTTTTTCAGAACGAGCAATTAGAGTTCATGAGGATGTTGGATCCTGGCCTTGTCACGAATATTTTACTTTTCATAAAAGATACCGGTAGCGATACAAACCGTACTTTCCCTCTGGCTAGGAGAAGTATCCTGCTGTTGCAAAGTGAAGCTCAGAGAATTCTGGAAGATGATTTTTTCCAAACTTTCAAAGGCTCAAATATCTTTTTGGACATGATGGCGAGCGCAGATTTTTCTGACACTGAATCCTACGCCAGGATTGTTGCTGAGTCGCAATTCCGCGAGCTTTTAGCGAGCCCCAGAACACAAGATCGTTTGACCGCTATCAGAGTGTTTACCAATCCTGAAGTTGAGAACGCCATTGAAGATATATTGAACAGAACTTCAAGTGAAAGAGAGCGTGGTTATATTAAGGTTCAGCAGAATGGTGAGATGAAAGGCAATCCGTTGGAGATCAATGACATAGAGCTTTATAAGGATACGCTCTTTCGggatgaagacgaagataACGAGGCGCTTAGTTTAAGAAAGCGTAGCGCGGCACCAGACGAAGTGCACGGTCCTCACCTGGTTGAAAATGAGTCAATCGGTGGCTCGCTTCAAAAGTTCGCGGATTTGAAAGACGAAATTGCGCGACTGACGGTCTCAGTAGACCAAATTGACAAACAGCTTGAACTATTGAATCATTTCATTTTAAAAGCTGAGTTAACCAACAATCAGAAACAGTTAAAGCTGCTGCGAAAATCGCAACTTGCTTTGATAAGGGATATGGACAACAAGGAGCTTTTAAAGcaacagctcatcatcTGCCAGAATGCCAACAGCCTTTATAAGAAAACGAAGGTTGCAATCAAATCCTATTTTGTAGACAGTAGCCACAATGATGGGCGAGCGGTCGTTTACTACTTAATTAGTGTTGAGCACATTAACAAGGGTCAGGTTGCGACGTGGACCGTCCCAAGACGATTCAACGAATTTTACAATCTGCATAATTACATGAAGGCGAAGTATAAAAGTTCACTGAAAAGCGTTAGACATAGGGAATCATTTCCAAAAAAAGTGTCACTATTCCTGAGTCTTCAAACAAGAGAAATGCTGCGTCGAGAGCGGAAAATAAAGCTAGAAAGATACATCAGAACACTGCTTAAACTACCAGAGATATGTCAAGACGATCTACTTAGGAAGTTTTTGACTGACTCTACTGCATTTAGCGAATCAAGCATCATTATAACTTCAATCAACTCGAAAGAAgcgaaagaaagcagcaGCGCGGAGGGCTCTATTCGTTCCTTGACTCCGGAGAATGATGTAATACGACAGAACAACTCATCTTGCGCAGCAGTCGCATTAGACGCAAGTGATGAAAACGATGACGAAtttagcttcttcgaggATGGACGAAGTTCTATCGAGAGTAATGACATTCAAACAAACGAACACGATAGAACTTTCGTAAAAGCAATTTGTGACATGTTCATCTCTGTATTTTTGCTGAACAAGGCGAATACTGGGTGGCTCAGAGGGCGGGCAATTGTTACAATTTTACAGCAATTGATGGGCAGTGCTATTGAGAAGTATATCGTGGATACTATGGCCAGACTAACCTCAGAATCTCAGATATCTGGTTTTCTTACGCTGCTGAAGGACAAACTGCGGGAGAATGGCGTAAGAAGAAATGAAAGAAGCAAGCCTGAGCGCTTGCCGGCAGAAATAGAAAGAACTAGAGCAAGATCCAAAATTATGTTCAAATGCTTATTTACCGAAGTTTGTGGAAAAGTGGTCGGATTAAAGAATGCACAGGAAGCGGCTGCTCTGCTTCATGAAATGGCTCAAAACTCATACCTGACTACCAGTCTACTTTTGGAGATTCTCGATACGCTTTACGAGGAATTGCTACTGTGCAGTAGGCAGATAAGCTGTGACACTCAGTCACCGAAAAGTTCACCTGTTGAGACGCGGAATCTTGACTAA
- the TMA23 gene encoding Tma23p (ancestral locus Anc_8.823), translating to MDSKEYLISYGWKEGEALRKGGLKKPILVKHKKDKKGLGCAPGQDDSEAWWERLFDGQLKNLDVSCSSTSGKIEFKQNESVATGVSKSVSPLYRWFVRGEGLKGTIGHTPLKSSVVVASQKRKRHDKDGEELRKLKNARKEKKREKKEKKKHRREKKLKKQKRKEAESLRDDAIACSS from the coding sequence ATGGACAGCAAAGAATATCTGATATCGTATGGGTGGAAGGAGGGAGAGGCACTCCGGAAAGGTGGCCTGAAAAAACCCATCTTGGTGAAGCacaagaaggataagaagGGATTGGGGTGTGCTCCCGGTCAGGACGACAGCGAGGCGTGGTGGGAAAGATTGTTTGACGGtcaattgaagaatcttgatGTGAGTTGCAGCTCGACGAGCGGAAAAATCGAGTTCAAGCAGAACGAGTCGGTAGCCACTGGCGTGTCAAAGTCTGTTTCTCCTCTTTACAGATGGTTCGTCAGAGGAGAGGGCTTGAAAGGGACCATCGGACACACTCCCCTCAAGAGCAGCGTTGTTGTCGCATCACAGAAAAGGAAGAGACATGATAAGGATGGTGAAGAGCTGAGGAAGCTCAAAAACGCCaggaaggagaagaagagggagaagaaggagaaaaagaagcaCAGAAGGGAGAAGAAACtaaagaagcagaagagaaaagaagCCGAGTCACTGCGAGACGACGCGATTGCATGCAGCAGCTAA
- the PRP24 gene encoding U6 snRNP complex subunit PRP24 (ancestral locus Anc_8.822): MKRLFEGGDLPRSKKNGAKTGTRREVTTVLVRNLPKSYNQAKVRKYFLDCGEIREVSVSDSLDKSSRLARIQFGRHDEAITALTKTYKRIGQSEITVSLLENCTIWVTNFPPFYTARNVKELVQSVNVVVLSVRLPSLRYDSNRRFAYVDVSSTTEVVTAVEELNGRVIERYRLVVKKSNPLEKAQRTDYGAAERREVMVRQLSKQQLTEQYLRQHFSECGPVESVVVPANQIESSEGYAFITFQDQSAAKAAVQVEKLDGKQVQVILADKKAFIERQKVKRIMTSRLTDDRIIALYPLSDKTSKSQIEALLLDKVIATRDAINEILLVTDRQAAFVSFKEPQVAAKCIISLNGVEFQRQILHCGTVSDLRHPKVDKTQNRPSLGNETPSPKPALEDREDGQKLSNNDFRKMFLGK; the protein is encoded by the coding sequence ATGAAAAGATTGTTTGAAGGTGGAGACCTGCCACGAAGCAAGAAAAATGGTGCCAAAACTGGCACAAGAAGGGAAGTAACGACAGTGCTGGTGAGGAACCTTCCAAAGAGCTATAATCAAGCCAAAGTACGAAAATACTTCCTAGATTGCGGCGAGATAAGAGAAGTCAGCGTGTCGGACTCTTTGGATAAAAGTAGCAGGCTTGCGAGGATCCAGTTCGGCAGACACGATGAAGCAATCACAGCGTTGACGAAAACATACAAGAGGATCGGCCAAAGTGAAATAACCGTGTCGTTGTTGGAGAATTGCACTATTTGGGTGACCAACTTCCCACCTTTTTATACGGCACGCAATGTGAAAGAGCTTGTGCAAAGTGTTAATGTGGTCGTCCTGAGCGTGCGACTTCCTTCTTTAAGGTATGATTCCAACAGAAGATTTGCGTATGTGGACGTAAGTTCTACGACGGAAGTGGTCACAGCCGTAGAAGAGCTGAACGGGAGAGTTATTGAGCGCTACCGTCTCGTAGTCAAGAAATCGAACCCGCTGGAGAAAGCGCAACGAACTGACTATGGTGCTGCCGAGAGAAGAGAGGTCATGGTGCGACAGCTCAGCAAGCAACAATTGACCGAGCAATATCTGCGACAGCATTTCAGCGAGTGTGGACCGGTAGAGTCAGTGGTAGTCCCCGCCAATCAGATCGAATCAAGCGAGGGCTACGCGTTCATAACATTCCAAGATCAATCTGCAGCGAAGGCCGCTGTACAAGTCGAAAAGTTGGACGGCAAGCAAGTTCAGGTTATTCTGGCAGATAAAAAAGCATTTATCGAGCGGCAAAAGGTTAAAAGAATCATGACTAGCCGTTTAACTGATGACCGAATCATCGCTTTGTATCCTCTGAGCGACAAAACCTCCAAATCACAGATCGAAGCGCTACTGCTTGATAAGGTTATTGCTACTAGAGACGCTATAAACGAGATCCTACTCGTTACTGATAGACAGGCTGCCTTTGTTTCGTTCAAAGAGCCGCAAGTAGCGGCTAAATGCATAATATCGCTGAATGGAGTTGAGTTTCAAAGACAGATACTGCATTGCGGAACGGTAAGCGATCTGCGTCATCCAAAAGTAGATAAAACTCAGAACCGTCCATCGCTTGGGAATGAAACTCCTTCTCCGAAGCCCGCACTAGAGGACCGCGAAGATGGGCAAAAGTTGTCCAATAACGATTTTCGGAAGATGTTCTTGGGCAAATAG